TTTTATTCTTGAAAAAGACGTTCGAAGGAGGAGTATAGATATATAATTAGACTTGTAAGGTTTAATTGTCAGAAGATATGAGATTTCTtatatatctatatttttatttcacaTGTATGTAGCATATACCTTTTGACAGCTTCCGTGAATAATATGAGTTCATCGAGCGTCCCATGAACATCAAAAATATCATCTATTAGGTAAATAAAAGAGATGAGTTTTGTAAGGTCTATCCTCTGCTCAGACCAGCTTGGATCTGTGAGGATTGCCATGGACCATATGTACCATTTCAGTGGTTGGTTTCTTGCGAACTTCATATCCTGGGATAAACCGACGAATTTCCACCACCTAAAATGCTTTTCAAAATGTTAAGTGTAATTAAGTGGGATAATGGTAACTATATATGTTGAGTGTAATTAAGTGGGATAATGGTAACTATATATGACCTACATCGTGGTCaatgtaaaaataattattaccTTGATATGTGAATAATTTCTTGTTGGTATTGAGATTGGACCCTCTTGAAATCCCAAATAGCAATTTGTTGCAGTTCATTCATCCACCCATTTTCCCCCTGAAAATCTATAATGAAGTGTTTTGCCATGAACCTGGCCAAGCTTTTGTGGTGTGGGTGCTCAAGTGTATTCTCTACTGCTCTAGCTTGATTATGATCAAGCTCCGTCACCCATGAATTTAGAAGCCGGTAGCTGTAGTCTTCAGCTTCATCAAGAACATCTTCTCCTGTACTCAGCTGTGAAGCTTCATATAAACTCAATAGTCCTTTGATGTCGTATTTTAGTTTCTGCTTGAATTTCCCCCCCTTGTCTTTAAAGTTTTTGAATACTCCTGTACGGTATACATATATCCATTGGTACAGTCATTTTTAGTACTGTAAAATTCGAACGTACTAAAGTCATTTTTAGTGCTGTAAAATCTTGTATTTGTATCTGAGTGTCAGtggaaatcaaattaaaaaaacaaaaaagacaAGCAAATTAACTggagaaaaaagaaaacaaaCCTGCTGCAAGAACATGGTAACCCTCTTGTCTCAACAGTCGAAAGCGAagggcagcctcatgaagatcaTTATCATTGTAAGTTCTATGTATGGTAGAGTGCCTTTGTAAAATGGAACCAATTTCCTCCTTGAAAAGATACTCAATTCCAAGGCGTTGGATTGCATCAACCATGGACAAATCTTCGAGTGCATCATCTTCACTCACATTCCTTAGGATATGCTTCAATGCCCTCAATTTTTTCTGATGATGCTCGATGCTAAAATCATCCTGAAAGAGAATAGGAACAGTAAAACAAGAACTAAGAGTCTGGCATAAAAAAGAGAAGAGAAATGAAGTATGTGTATATATGTATACTTTAGTGCGTTCATAGATGAAACGATTTGAAGTACAATTCAATGTGTTTCCTTGCGTAATGCCCCATTTTTCTGGAGTAAGAGCAGTCTTGAAGTCTATTTGGTTGAAATACCTTGAAGTTTTTGGAGTTTGGTTTTGAGGAAATGGAATGGGAGAGGAATTAAAGGTTGCTGTTGTAGACAATGCCATTCTGAGCAATGACATTTATCAAATATCTCACTATGAGTTCAGGAGAAgcaaaaataaaacaaatttatAAGACTATGCAAGAGaggttttttctatttttaaattatattttttcttatttagatttctatttattattaacttaagaaataatatatatatatatatatatatatatataaaagtaaaatttgtatatttaataaataaatctgtaataaattaaatctaaataaaattttttacacTGTAAAAACATTAAGGAGATTCTTCGATGAATTGCTGTCGCATATCTAAGTGAAAAATTATGAGGATTGCTGGTtggaaataatttaaataatatttaaaataaaataaaataatttatttggtTCATCTAAAATagcttttaattaaattaattgttcTAAAATCTTCATATGTACAGTCTACTGATGTGACTATTTTCTTTTTAAGAgagaaataattaatatttattgtccaatcatttttatgtcattaaacataaattcacatcatatcaatatataattgattttttgAGCTAGACTTCCCAATATTTGaagatatattttttttcctgcttgtgagatttttttttcttttttgattattttctttggaagaaaaaataaaaagttaatgttaatattatatatatatatatatatatatatatatatatatatatatatatataattagatttTGGTACAGTTTGTTATGATATAACTGATAAGTGGGTGCTAACGAAAAATTGTCCAAAATGTGAGGACCAGTTTGTTGGGGAGTTCTCAATGCCAACCATATTAAACTACTTTCTCTTACTCCATCCACACATTCTAAAGTATGTTAAAGCAGAAGGAGGCAACCCATGAGCATGCCTGTATTTTGCAATGAAAGATTAGCTTCATGATAATAATCCCCCTTAATAATATGGGCACCATTCGTTACGCAATTAGAGTTCCACAAGCTTTCCCATTTGTGGTAATTGATAAATATTTAGTAGATGATAATCAAAACATTGAGTGGACATGATGAATTGACAATGGCTTAATGATTCTTACTACTCACCAAATTGATAATGGCTTAATGAGTCTTACTTCTCACCGAATCACCCAGAAAACAACGACACGAGGGCAGGGTAGACTGTTTTCTGGCGGAGGATAAGGATGGGCGCTGTATCTCCTCCTTATGGGCCTTGGACTCATGTTCTATGTTTTCACGTCCTAATACAggaatttgagagagagagatgttAAATGTTTAGTGTAAATTTGCAGTGGAGAAAGGCAAGAGGACTATTTGCTTAAAGATAAACAGCATATAATACTGGAAAATGAGTCGGAGATTATCATTGAACAGCTTCCAGGAACAATAATGGAAGAACTCAAAATGATTTTGGTTGATGCAAAATGGGGAAATCAGCCCAAAATGATTTGGCAATTCCAAATGGATTTTCTAATTTCCCGTTTTGGGCTTCGTTTATTCCCAGCTAATGCTTTACTGCTTCAAGCCTTTCAAATTGCAAATCCCTCCCTTTCTTCTGAAACCATTAGCACTTAATGATAAATCTATTCTAAAATCGGAAAATACATCGGCAATTGGTCCGATTTAACTGAAAAAACTATCTTTCTAAATGTTAGGATTGATCCAATCCATCTGATCGAGTAATAaatgaatcaatttaatttaaatcgagtgaaaattaaaaagaaaaaaaaacttaaacACTAGAAGTTAAAGGTGTACATTTGAACTACAATATATGTTCATTAtgtttttctttaattcttatattatattatattaatataaaacaATTAACAGTAACATTTGTgtggcaattaaaaaaaaataaaagtttatcCATTTTATTAACTATCATAATATCTATGCTATCGAtcgataatttataatttttattttttatttaatttttaattatattttaaataaataaattattgttattattaaattaattctaaattaaattttcttttttatttaatttaatttaaataaatttttacctatcgtgataataaattattaattaatttatgttataattgattaaaatatatatttaattctttttatatatttattaagagTAACTTTTatgattattttgtttaaaatgtaattaaagtactttatttaaaaaataatttaaatttcatgaaatttttatattttatctcataatttatataaatcgatatttattttttataaattatagaaaatacgttaaattaatgaaaaaataatattatttttaaaatgtataaatataatatattttgttattaatgtaataaaaatttatcaaattactaatgatgaattaaattatttaattttaataataatgaaaatatataataatattattattaattaaaaataacattttattatattatttttaaaattaaatgtaaatttttttattaatctaaaatttttttataaaataattatttgataaaaatagctatcactttacataaatttataatataaaataaatacatttcataaaaattataattttaaaatatcataattttttattattaaaataaatactataaatacattctatttttcaaaagatagatttcatgattttaatattgtaactttaattgttcttaatcatctttatttatagttaaattttcaatgttattatatttacaatttatctttaaaattctacttctatataaaaatatagttaagagataatttatgcactaagatatagatatttaatgaaaattaattataataaaatattaataattaaaatattaattataattttattcgatataattataatgaaataagatattcaaagtttaagaaatattaaataagaaattttaaaaaattaataattaaataaatattaattagatatatttaaataaataaattttaaaaattataactaataactttgaaataaataataaaatataaaaaagattTAAGCACGTttagattaaataaaaatatttgatgAAAGAAAAGTATTTGATGTGTATCAAAAAACTTTTAGGATACTATGTAttgacaaataaataaaaatcatttaaataaaaaataatttatagctaagtataatttaattgaaaatttgtaataaaaacatttaaattcaattttttaaaagtaaaatatttCTTATTTACTTAGCCATTTCAATTAAATGGCCATAAGTtggccataataataataataataataataataataataataataataataattttaggaaagtaaaataaaaagaatataaaattattaatataaaaaataatatatactaattataaataagtcaaatctttatattctatttttataactttttatatagactatatttttatctctcaaattttttaacaaatattttataataaaaaaatataataatacaataaaaatatttattaaatatataaaataatttaagattgattaaattatatgataattgattatTAGATcaaaaattaatgattaattttctttaaattaatgaccattaattacttattattattattattattattattattattattattattattattattatggatagtAATAtttggtaaataatatttttttaaaaataaatttataaaaaaaataatataaataaattaaaattttacatttaatcataaaatgtcttcattttttaaaactcaaaattaaaaaaaaaataatttaaatcataaatattaaaataatattttaaataataataataataataataataattattattattattataaaataaataaactaataataattagcatttataaaataatataaataatttttgaatagtatatttaattactaaataccttaatttttaaaaaaatagtaatttgaatcataaatattaagataatattataaataataatgataattaaaagagaaataaaaaattaaataataattaatataaagaaaaatatttattatttattatgaaatcataaattaatagttaatatTCCTGAAATTAATGGTCAtcaattatcttttatttttattattattattattattattattattattattattattattattattattattattattattattattaccatcAAAGGTAACAcgtgataaataatattttatataaataaatttataaaaaaataatataaataatttttaagtattatatttaatcaaaaaatgtattaattttttaaaaattaaaatttaaaaaaaataatattttaactcaTAAATGTTAgagtagtattataaataataataataataattaaaagaagaataaaaaattaaataataattaatatttacataataatataaataatttataaatattacatttaattataaaatgtattaatttttaaaaattaaattaaaaataataataatttaaatcataatttttaagttaatatttaaaataataatgataatcaaaagataatttttaaaattaaataataattaatatataagaaAGTATTTATCAAAAgtgaaaatttttttaagaaaagtgtTACATATCATTTATGTGTGAATACATtcctactatatatatatataaataaggattgtatttagaaaattaaattatataataattatatattataactttcaataaatataaaaaaattaataacttaattataatttaaaaaaatttataattaattaataaaaaataaaacttcatatatatatatataatttttctaaataataataaaataatataatatgattaatactaatattagttatttattaattatactataaaaaatataaaaaaataataaaaattaaatattaatataaatttcttatttttcattactatgaaaataaaattttatttcattattcattatatatatatatataattaaaaatatatttttattaaatacgtgttaaaataaaataaaatcaagataaattaaaatttattaaatatataaacaaGAGCAAGAGGACAAATTATTTAGCTCCATGTGATAAGAGGACAAAATATTTAATTCCATGTGATAATTTTTATGCtataattctaaattattttattaattttaagatatataatttttaaatttttataattaaatgaaacaataaaaaatttaaaaattattaaatgaaaaaattataaatttttgaaatatatttgctatttttaattagttagccgtaaaaattatagtaaaaatatttaaaagaaaagtgTTACATGTCATTTTCTTGTGCATACAtttctactttatatatatatatataataaagtggTGTTCCCTGGTGCTGCCACATTGGATTTCAAAGCCTTTATATTTATGTCACATGACAACATTTAAAGCAGTTAAATTTTCTTTTGGACTGCCACATAAGATTATAAAACTATTACATTTATGTCAaatgacaatatatatatatatatatatatatatatatatatatatatatatatatttttttagacTGTCACATAAGATTATAAAACTATTACATTTATGTCAAATGATATATATTTGACATAAATGTAATAGTTTTATAATCTTATGTGGCAGtccaaaagaaaatttaattgttttaaatgTTGTCATGTGACATAAATATAAAGGCTTTAAAATTTAATGTGGCAGCACCAGGGGAACACCactctattttatatatatatatatatatatatatatataaaaaaaaagtagaAATGACATGTAATACTTTTCTTTTAAAtacttttattataatttttacggctatatatatatatatatatatataatagagtGGTGTTCCCCTGGTGCCGCCACATTGGATTTCAAAGCCTTTATATTTATGCCACATGACAATATTTAAAACAGTTAAATTTTCTTTTGGACTGCCACATAAGATTATAAAACTATTACATTTATATCAaatgacaatatatatatatatataaattttttttttggactGCCACATAAGATTATAAACTATTACATTTATGTCAAATGATATATATTTGACATAAATGTAATAGTTTTATAATCTTATGTGGCAGtccaaaagaaaatttaattgctTTAAATGTTGTCATGTGGCATAAATATAAAGGCTTTAAAATTCAATGTGACAGGGGAACACCactctattttatatatatatatatataaagtagaaaTGACATGTAAtacttttcttttaaatatttttactataatttttacggctatatatatatatatataatagagtGGTGTTCCCTTAGTGCTGCCACATTGGATTTCAAAGCTTTTATATTTATGCCACATGACAACATTTAAAGCAGTTAAATTTTCTTTTGGACTGCCACATAAGATTATAAAACTATTACATTTATGTCAAATGACAATATATATATTGTCATATATATAAAGACTTTGAAGACTTTGAAGTCATGTGGCATGTGGCATAAATATAAaactattataatatatatatataaaactattacaatatatatatattgtcatgTGGCATAAATATAAAGACTTTGAAGTCATATATATTGTCATTTGACATAAATGTAATAGTTTTATAATCTTATGTGTCAGTCCAAAAGAAAATTTAACTGCTTTAAATGTTGTCATGTGACATAAATATAAAGGCTTTGAAATTCAATGTGTCAGCACCAGGGGAACACCactctattttatatatatatatatattatgacttAAATAATTAAtggtaaataatttattttattaatatgttaactttattaaattattttcaattttataatttttataaagtaAAAAGTATATAAAAATTTCTATGTTTATTgttctataaattttaatatatcaaaatttattttctattgatataaattttttttaattttattctaaatacttttattataaagtattattatttaaaattacaattaaattttaaaatattacatattaaaatttaattgattacagaaaatcaaattttttaattctaataataaattattattaattttaagtatttttaatttattatataattaatatttatttaataatatattagttGAAATCTTCCTCAATACTGATTCAactttaaattcttaattttctATCCTCACTaaagataaatttaaaattcttaataaaaatgctaatcaaatatatatatatatttgggttAATTTTTTTAGTTCAAATTATGTTGAAAATGTAATATTTTCACTTCATTTATGCTTATACTGAAACATTAAcaaaataatgatattaaaaaaCATCTACTAACTTTCAACCACAAAAtactatttttataaaaaaaaatatgaactATAAaccttaaaatatgaaaatataaaattacatgatattttttaaaatttttttaacaagcTGCCATTAACATGACATTAATGTGATAATGACGATAGAGGCTTTAGAGACCCAGACTCCTCAGGGCCAAGAAGACCAAGATAAAGGCTTTCTTGACATTGTCACTCATAAAAGCTCCCTGCTTCCAAAAAATTGAAAACCTGGAAAAATTCACTCTCATCAAAGATGTTTTTGTTAGAAAGATGCAATGGTGATTTCAAGAATGTTGGTCTAGCCATGTTTTAAATGCTAAAATTGAATCTTCTTGCGCTAACCAGCATTTAAACCTTACTAAACTCCATGGCAATTAATGGTCACACTCTTCTAAGAAAGAAAACATACATTGGTTTTTCCCCAAACCTTGACTTCTTAACTCTGCAATTTTGCCTACTCTTATCATCACATCATTGTTTTTAGAAGAGTGCTACGAGACTAAAGCATCTGTACCATTAACTCGTGTACGTTTCATCATTTAATTCAATagatttttggattttttttatttagattgaatgattttataaataaaatatataataaaatttatttattaaatatataaattttatatatttatattttaaatattttttttataaaaaaaattttcccgCATCAATCACATCATTCATGACTGGTTAGCATTTTCATTTTCCTTACCAGGAAATGGAAAATATAAAAAGTTGAAAGGCATGGCCAATAATGCATTGAAATAATCAATCTGAGCAAGTGACACTAATGTTATGGTGCTTTCACCACTGTAGCATGGGGCAGTTTTGTTTTTATATTTGTCTTGTTATTACAAGGACACTCTTCtggttaaaaaggaaaaaaatagtgAAGCTTTGGTTTCGGGAACTCCATTGATTAGAGTTTAGAAATTTCTTCTCGGGGTTCTCAACTTATTGCTACAGTAATGAGCCCCGCAATGTGCGTGCTCTTCGCCGCAAAGGTCGCCCGGTGCAGTCGCCGGTGAGTAGGCTCAGAGACCGGTACGAATATTCTTTAGAAACATCTATTCATTTTCTTAAAGTCTGTCGTATTCCTTCTTTGCTACATTAATTTCTCTTGCGTGCATCAAGTGGGATACACTTGGAAAAATAAATAACCGGAAAGAGCGGATGCTTTAAGTTAAATTCCCTTTAATTCAATAGTATTAGAGTCGTATTCAAAAATTGTGACATCAATTATCAGTGAGAGTCTAATGAAAAAATAAGGGGACAATTTTCATCATCTTCAGCCAAAGAAAAAGttatctcccatttccattcaatttGCAATTACATATTTACATTGATCCATTTGGTATCATGAACAGAGTTTTGGCAAGGATCTAACTTTGCCTGAATTACATAATCTTCGTTTAGTTACATTTGGCATCTGGGGCTGCATCACTGGGCAAAGCTTCTCCAGTTCTGCTACTCTACGCTGCCTTCGTTGCAAGTGCATTCCAGTTTCTCTTGAATGTTCATGCTTTCTTTCAAAAGGAAGGACTGGCTCTTTAGTGTCTTCTCCACAGCTCATATTTTTATTAGTAGAGCTGCAAAATCGAATTTCATCTACCCTTTTGAGGGAGTACAAGTAATTGCTAATTGAGCTACTGTGCTTGGATTGCTGACCTATGAAAACTTCTGATGATGTACTTGATGGAAACTTGGAGTTTTGAGCTAGGTGTTGTAAAGTTTCGGCTGAGAGTTTCTCATGATTCAGTCCACAACATAACCTCATCTTTTCCTCTTCACATAATTGAGTGTGAACCTGTGGAGAACTAGCTAGCATCAATGGTTTCGTCTCAAATTAACAAGCACATGCAGATGCTACTGCAAAGAGAAAAGCTTTATATGAAACGAACCAGCATACCTCAAGATATAGGTCAACGGCTTGGTAGAGTCTGTCACCAGATTCTCTTGCAGAATCTGGAAGCACCGATACTAATGCTCCAAATGCGGAAGGCTTCAGAAGAAAATCTGGTGCTACTTCCACAAGGTACGAATCCATCAAGCTACCAACCTTTTTCAATTGACTTGGGGTCATCCAACCTTGACGGAGATATGCTTCTGCAAGCCTCAAAACCAAATTCACGTCATACATATAGTGCTTCCTAGGTGGAGATGGAACAAGCAGATGATCCAAAGTTGCTTGATCTAACTGTGAACTTATCAGTCTCTCCAACTTGATTTTGTAGCATTTGCTTATTCTTTTCAAACTTGAGACGATTCGAAGAACATCAAATAAGCCCTTGCAAGAAAGACAGCTCCTATCAAGTAACAAAAGGAGACTGATTACCTTCTCCATGATTTGGCGCTTCTCAGCCAGTCCAGTGCTGAGAAGTCTTGCTTTCAGGTAAAAAATGAGGAACTTAAAAATGCTAGCGTGGTCTAATTTCTGGGATGCCATCATCCTTATCACTTTGTCGAGCAAAATGATATTCAAGAACAAGAGACCTTCAAACCACCAACTTGCTGGGGAGCAGTTGTTTCTCGTACTACAAGTGCTGCTTATGTCAGAGGAAAACTGACAACTGAAATTCTCTGAGGAACATCTGAATGGGCTTGCAACAGTAGGCAAAGCAACCCTTCCTATAAGGGAATCCAATAATTTATCAAGGACAAATGAAGAATTTGCTGCAGGAAATAAATCTTGGCATTGTTTTAGAGCCACTAGGAGCTCAGACCAAGTCCAATGATTAATCCCCCTAAGAGATTTTTCTGTTTGGTCTACTAAGTTGGTTGTTGCAGAGCTATTACTGCCCATTTCCATGAAATAAGCAGCACAGTTCAGTAGGACTGTATTTGAGGGAGTTATCTCAATTGCGCCATTATTGTAGCAAAACCTTGCCACGAGCTCAAAACCACTGGCACCTCCAGGAAAGTCTTGAAATACCACTTTTAGTAGTCTTGCGCGATCCGTCAATTTACCGAATAATTTCCTGAATCTTCCTGAGAAACATGCGAGGACTTTCTGCAAGAAGTTGAAAGAAAATACTCaacaaattaatttaataaataaacatTGAAAGGAATAACATCAATGatcaaaatgaagaagaaaaaaaaaagcattgaATAGCAAAATACCCAGTTCAAATAATAAATGCTTTAAATGCATCAAACATAAATATAAAATTCCATTGAAGAAAATTGGAGAATCTTGCACTCAAATAGAAAATTTGGCAAGAAGTTGCTGTCAACAATAAATTTCCGGAGGTGCTTGGAAGGAGAAAAAGAGGGGTGAGAAGAATAGTTTTTGTGAACAGGAAACATCAAGACAAGGACCACTCCATAGTACAATAGGTTCAAATTAAATGGGAGGCAGAGTAGGCATTTATTGAGCTTCAACAGAAGGTGCCCAATTAAATTAGAGGCAGAGTCGGCATTTATTGAGCATAATAATATAAGGGAAATGGTACGAAGCAGGCAAAACAGAAGTGAGGTAAGTGGCAGGGAAGGCAGTGTAAGAGTAGCACTACCTTGTCCACCACGAAAATCTCATCGCCATTGACCTCTACTTCAAGCTCACAGCCAACTTCCATTTGTTCAAATCCAAAGTTCATGCAACTGAAAAGTTTCTTTTGCCTGAAAGAGAAGaacttttcagttttgatccaaaAGGGGTAATCGAAAATATGAAGGGTAATAAGAGAAAAGGCAGAAAGTGGTACCTTTAAATCTGCTGTTGCTTGGTCAACGTgcacagagagaagaggcagtgTTTTTAAATACTTCATCAAAAGGAGATAGCAGACAATTTCAAGGAAATGGGAACTGAAATATAGAACTAAGACAGTCATGGGAAAAGCTTTTTCAACagtcaaataca
The Hevea brasiliensis isolate MT/VB/25A 57/8 chromosome 18, ASM3005281v1, whole genome shotgun sequence genome window above contains:
- the LOC110654947 gene encoding probable terpene synthase 13 isoform X1 translates to MALSTTATFNSSPIPFPQNQTPKTSRYFNQIDFKTALTPEKWGITQGNTLNCTSNRFIYERTKDDFSIEHHQKKLRALKHILRNVSEDDALEDLSMVDAIQRLGIEYLFKEEIGSILQRHSTIHRTYNDNDLHEAALRFRLLRQEGYHVLAAGVFKNFKDKGGKFKQKLKYDIKGLLSLYEASQLSTGEDVLDEAEDYSYRLLNSWVTELDHNQARAVENTLEHPHHKSLARFMAKHFIIDFQGENGWMNELQQIAIWDFKRVQSQYQQEIIHISRWWKFVGLSQDMKFARNQPLKWYIWSMAILTDPSWSEQRIDLTKLISFIYLIDDIFDVHGTLDELILFTEAVKRWDIAAAEQLPDYMRTCFNALDKVTNEISYKLYKQHGWNPVDSLRKTWASLCDAFLVEARWFASGRLPSAGEYLENGIVSSGVHVVLVHIFFLLGYGVSSEAVEFIDNNPGIISSSATILRLWDDLGSAKDEGQDGHDGSYVECYMKEYKGCSVETARKQVTQMISDAWKQLNQECLFPKSFSSTFSKACLNLARMVPLMYSYDDNQRLPVLEHHVKSLLLTETMSL
- the LOC110654947 gene encoding probable terpene synthase 13 isoform X2, with the translated sequence MALSTTATFNSSPIPFPQNQTPKTSRYFNQIDFKTALTPEKWGITQGNTLNCTSNRFIYERTKDDFSIEHHQKKLRALKHILRNVSEDDALEDLSMVDAIQRLGIEYLFKEEIGSILQRHSTIHRTYNDNDLHEAALRFRLLRQEGVFKNFKDKGGKFKQKLKYDIKGLLSLYEASQLSTGEDVLDEAEDYSYRLLNSWVTELDHNQARAVENTLEHPHHKSLARFMAKHFIIDFQGENGWMNELQQIAIWDFKRVQSQYQQEIIHISRWWKFVGLSQDMKFARNQPLKWYIWSMAILTDPSWSEQRIDLTKLISFIYLIDDIFDVHGTLDELILFTEAVKRWDIAAAEQLPDYMRTCFNALDKVTNEISYKLYKQHGWNPVDSLRKTWASLCDAFLVEARWFASGRLPSAGEYLENGIVSSGVHVVLVHIFFLLGYGVSSEAVEFIDNNPGIISSSATILRLWDDLGSAKDEGQDGHDGSYVECYMKEYKGCSVETARKQVTQMISDAWKQLNQECLFPKSFSSTFSKACLNLARMVPLMYSYDDNQRLPVLEHHVKSLLLTETMSL
- the LOC110654948 gene encoding BTB/POZ domain-containing protein At3g22104 isoform X1, whose translation is MNFGFEQMEVGCELEVEVNGDEIFVVDKKVLACFSGRFRKLFGKLTDRARLLKVVFQDFPGGASGFELVARFCYNNGAIEITPSNTVLLNCAAYFMEMGSNSSATTNLVDQTEKSLRGINHWTWSELLVALKQCQDLFPAANSSFVLDKLLDSLIGRVALPTVASPFRCSSENFSCQFSSDISSTCSTRNNCSPASWWFEGLLFLNIILLDKVIRMMASQKLDHASIFKFLIFYLKARLLSTGLAEKRQIMEKVISLLLLLDRSCLSCKGLFDVLRIVSSLKRISKCYKIKLERLISSQLDQATLDHLLVPSPPRKHYMYDVNLVLRLAEAYLRQGWMTPSQLKKVGSLMDSYLVEVAPDFLLKPSAFGALVSVLPDSARESGDRLYQAVDLYLEVHTQLCEEEKMRLCCGLNHEKLSAETLQHLAQNSKFPSSTSSEVFIGQQSKHSSSISNYLYSLKRVDEIRFCSSTNKNMSCGEDTKEPVLPFERKHEHSRETGMHLQRRQRRVAELEKLCPVMQPQMPNVTKRRLCNSGKVRSLPKLCS
- the LOC110654948 gene encoding BTB/POZ domain-containing protein At3g22104 isoform X2, which produces MEMGSNSSATTNLVDQTEKSLRGINHWTWSELLVALKQCQDLFPAANSSFVLDKLLDSLIGRVALPTVASPFRCSSENFSCQFSSDISSTCSTRNNCSPASWWFEGLLFLNIILLDKVIRMMASQKLDHASIFKFLIFYLKARLLSTGLAEKRQIMEKVISLLLLLDRSCLSCKGLFDVLRIVSSLKRISKCYKIKLERLISSQLDQATLDHLLVPSPPRKHYMYDVNLVLRLAEAYLRQGWMTPSQLKKVGSLMDSYLVEVAPDFLLKPSAFGALVSVLPDSARESGDRLYQAVDLYLEVHTQLCEEEKMRLCCGLNHEKLSAETLQHLAQNSKFPSSTSSEVFIGQQSKHSSSISNYLYSLKRVDEIRFCSSTNKNMSCGEDTKEPVLPFERKHEHSRETGMHLQRRQRRVAELEKLCPVMQPQMPNVTKRRLCNSGKVRSLPKLCS